The following proteins are encoded in a genomic region of Doryrhamphus excisus isolate RoL2022-K1 chromosome 6, RoL_Dexc_1.0, whole genome shotgun sequence:
- the tnnt3a gene encoding troponin T type 3a (skeletal, fast) isoform X4: MSDTEEVDQVEEEKPKFKPSAPKIPDGEKVDFDDIQKKRQNKDLVELQALIDAHFECRKKEEEELIALKERIEKRRAERAEQQRVRAEKDKERQARREEERRIKEEADAKKKAEEEAKKKSALSNMGSNYSSHLQRADQKRGGKKETEREKKKKILAARRKQLNIDHLNEDKLRDKINELYEWMCQLESEKFDHTERLKKQKYEVTTLRKRVEELSKFSKKGAARRRK, translated from the exons ATGTCTGACACCGAGGAAGT CGATCAGGTGGAGG AGGAGAAGCCAAAGTTCAA GCCCAGCGCTCCAAAGATCCCCGATGGCGAGAAAGTGGACTTTGAC GACATCCAGAAGAAGCGTCAGAACAAAGACCTGGTGGAGCTGCAGGCGCTGATCGACGCTCACTTTGAGTGcaggaagaaggaggaggaggagcttatCGCTCTCAAGGAGAGGATT GAGAAGCGTCGTGCTGAGAGGGCGGAGCAACAGAGGGTGCGAGCTGAGAAAGACAAGGAGCGCCAGGCCAGACGTGAG gaggagaggaggatcAAGGAGGAGGCTGACGCTAAGAAGAAGGCCGAGGAGGAAGCCAAGAAGAAGTCTGCTCTGTCCAACATGGGCTCCAACTACAGCAGCCACCTGCAGAGA GCTGACCAGAAGAGAGGAGGCAAGAAGGAGACAGAgcgagagaagaagaagaagattttGGCTGCCAGGCGCAAGCAGCTCAACATTGACCATCTGAACGAGGACAAGCTGAG GGACAAGATCAACGAGTTGTACGAGTGGATGTGTCAGTTGGAGTCTGAGAAGTTCGACCACACGGAGAGACTGAAGAAGCAGAAATACGAG GTCACCACCCTGCGCAAGCGAGTGGAGGAGCTCAGCAAGTT CAGCAAGAAGGGAGCCGCCCGCCGCAGGAAGTAA
- the tnnt3a gene encoding troponin T type 3a (skeletal, fast) isoform X1 has protein sequence MSDTEEVDQVEVAEEEEELVEDVEVAPEAEPEPESEPEPEPEPEPEFETEPEEAVDEEEEKPKFKPSAPKIPDGEKVDFDDIQKKRQNKDLVELQALIDAHFECRKKEEEELIALKERIEKRRAERAEQQRVRAEKDKERQARREEERRIKEEADAKKKAEEEAKKKSALSNMGSNYSSHLQRADQKRGGKKETEREKKKKILAARRKQLNIDHLNEDKLRDKINELYEWMCQLESEKFDHTERLKKQKYEVTTLRKRVEELSKFSKKGAARRRK, from the exons ATGTCTGACACCGAGGAAGT CGATCAGGTGGAGG TAgcggaagaggaagaggagctaGTAGAGGATGTAGAGGTGGCCCCTGAGGCAGAACCAGAACCTGAGTCTGAGCCTGAGCCTGAGCCTGAGCCTGAGCCTGAGTTTGAGACTGAGCCTGAAG AGGCCGTTGACGAGGAAG AGGAGAAGCCAAAGTTCAA GCCCAGCGCTCCAAAGATCCCCGATGGCGAGAAAGTGGACTTTGAC GACATCCAGAAGAAGCGTCAGAACAAAGACCTGGTGGAGCTGCAGGCGCTGATCGACGCTCACTTTGAGTGcaggaagaaggaggaggaggagcttatCGCTCTCAAGGAGAGGATT GAGAAGCGTCGTGCTGAGAGGGCGGAGCAACAGAGGGTGCGAGCTGAGAAAGACAAGGAGCGCCAGGCCAGACGTGAG gaggagaggaggatcAAGGAGGAGGCTGACGCTAAGAAGAAGGCCGAGGAGGAAGCCAAGAAGAAGTCTGCTCTGTCCAACATGGGCTCCAACTACAGCAGCCACCTGCAGAGA GCTGACCAGAAGAGAGGAGGCAAGAAGGAGACAGAgcgagagaagaagaagaagattttGGCTGCCAGGCGCAAGCAGCTCAACATTGACCATCTGAACGAGGACAAGCTGAG GGACAAGATCAACGAGTTGTACGAGTGGATGTGTCAGTTGGAGTCTGAGAAGTTCGACCACACGGAGAGACTGAAGAAGCAGAAATACGAG GTCACCACCCTGCGCAAGCGAGTGGAGGAGCTCAGCAAGTT CAGCAAGAAGGGAGCCGCCCGCCGCAGGAAGTAA
- the tnnt3a gene encoding troponin T type 3a (skeletal, fast) isoform X2, whose amino-acid sequence MSDTEEVDQVEVAEEEEELVEDVEVAPEAEPEPESEPEPEPEPEPEFETEPEEEKPKFKPSAPKIPDGEKVDFDDIQKKRQNKDLVELQALIDAHFECRKKEEEELIALKERIEKRRAERAEQQRVRAEKDKERQARREEERRIKEEADAKKKAEEEAKKKSALSNMGSNYSSHLQRADQKRGGKKETEREKKKKILAARRKQLNIDHLNEDKLRDKINELYEWMCQLESEKFDHTERLKKQKYEVTTLRKRVEELSKFSKKGAARRRK is encoded by the exons ATGTCTGACACCGAGGAAGT CGATCAGGTGGAGG TAgcggaagaggaagaggagctaGTAGAGGATGTAGAGGTGGCCCCTGAGGCAGAACCAGAACCTGAGTCTGAGCCTGAGCCTGAGCCTGAGCCTGAGCCTGAGTTTGAGACTGAGCCTGAAG AGGAGAAGCCAAAGTTCAA GCCCAGCGCTCCAAAGATCCCCGATGGCGAGAAAGTGGACTTTGAC GACATCCAGAAGAAGCGTCAGAACAAAGACCTGGTGGAGCTGCAGGCGCTGATCGACGCTCACTTTGAGTGcaggaagaaggaggaggaggagcttatCGCTCTCAAGGAGAGGATT GAGAAGCGTCGTGCTGAGAGGGCGGAGCAACAGAGGGTGCGAGCTGAGAAAGACAAGGAGCGCCAGGCCAGACGTGAG gaggagaggaggatcAAGGAGGAGGCTGACGCTAAGAAGAAGGCCGAGGAGGAAGCCAAGAAGAAGTCTGCTCTGTCCAACATGGGCTCCAACTACAGCAGCCACCTGCAGAGA GCTGACCAGAAGAGAGGAGGCAAGAAGGAGACAGAgcgagagaagaagaagaagattttGGCTGCCAGGCGCAAGCAGCTCAACATTGACCATCTGAACGAGGACAAGCTGAG GGACAAGATCAACGAGTTGTACGAGTGGATGTGTCAGTTGGAGTCTGAGAAGTTCGACCACACGGAGAGACTGAAGAAGCAGAAATACGAG GTCACCACCCTGCGCAAGCGAGTGGAGGAGCTCAGCAAGTT CAGCAAGAAGGGAGCCGCCCGCCGCAGGAAGTAA
- the tnnt3a gene encoding troponin T type 3a (skeletal, fast) isoform X3 encodes MSDTEEVDQVEEAVDEEEEKPKFKPSAPKIPDGEKVDFDDIQKKRQNKDLVELQALIDAHFECRKKEEEELIALKERIEKRRAERAEQQRVRAEKDKERQARREEERRIKEEADAKKKAEEEAKKKSALSNMGSNYSSHLQRADQKRGGKKETEREKKKKILAARRKQLNIDHLNEDKLRDKINELYEWMCQLESEKFDHTERLKKQKYEVTTLRKRVEELSKFSKKGAARRRK; translated from the exons ATGTCTGACACCGAGGAAGT CGATCAGGTGGAGG AGGCCGTTGACGAGGAAG AGGAGAAGCCAAAGTTCAA GCCCAGCGCTCCAAAGATCCCCGATGGCGAGAAAGTGGACTTTGAC GACATCCAGAAGAAGCGTCAGAACAAAGACCTGGTGGAGCTGCAGGCGCTGATCGACGCTCACTTTGAGTGcaggaagaaggaggaggaggagcttatCGCTCTCAAGGAGAGGATT GAGAAGCGTCGTGCTGAGAGGGCGGAGCAACAGAGGGTGCGAGCTGAGAAAGACAAGGAGCGCCAGGCCAGACGTGAG gaggagaggaggatcAAGGAGGAGGCTGACGCTAAGAAGAAGGCCGAGGAGGAAGCCAAGAAGAAGTCTGCTCTGTCCAACATGGGCTCCAACTACAGCAGCCACCTGCAGAGA GCTGACCAGAAGAGAGGAGGCAAGAAGGAGACAGAgcgagagaagaagaagaagattttGGCTGCCAGGCGCAAGCAGCTCAACATTGACCATCTGAACGAGGACAAGCTGAG GGACAAGATCAACGAGTTGTACGAGTGGATGTGTCAGTTGGAGTCTGAGAAGTTCGACCACACGGAGAGACTGAAGAAGCAGAAATACGAG GTCACCACCCTGCGCAAGCGAGTGGAGGAGCTCAGCAAGTT CAGCAAGAAGGGAGCCGCCCGCCGCAGGAAGTAA